From Syngnathoides biaculeatus isolate LvHL_M chromosome 19, ASM1980259v1, whole genome shotgun sequence, a single genomic window includes:
- the myom1b gene encoding myomesin-1 isoform X3 has product MFGVEEHVLIKLSNANPAGETNRQAPPSMSGSVPFYRKYRRGYDRGYRYQSGGRYAASASGGSGGTRTRGLDWSSQSGLDPLTKGTKPSYLAVDRENQIIGYVVPIFRTSQEFAAGYSDKTKLRDTAAYMESRDVFTSGLEMERSEQISRKEAMRETAQRISFNKTVHEHEEHFKRMNEDSLMHGPEFIIKPRSHTVWEKQCVRLHCTISGWPDPRVVWYKNNVAIDPLANTGKYKIESKYSVHSLEINRCDFEDTAQYRVSAMNVKGEASAFASVVVKRFKGEVDEFLPAPRLGPVSEYGITFQTHMVDKFGVSFGREGETMSLGCTVIIHPALDRYQPEVQWYRDGVLLSPSKWNHMHWSGDRATLTLTHLNKEDEGLYTLRVSTKSGSKTYSAYVFVRDADAEVEGAPGAPLDVCCLDANKDYIIVSWKQPAVDGGDSILGYFVDRCEVGTSHWIQCNDTPVKFARFPVTGLVEGRSYIFRVRAVNKSGMSRPSRVSEPVAAMDPADRARMRGTSAPWTGQIIVTEEEPAEGIVPGRPRELQVTEATKNYLVLSWKPPGEKGLEGVMYYVEKCVSGTDSWQRVNTEIPVKSPRFALFDLAEGNSYSFRVRCCNAAGVGEPSDPTEATTVGDKLDTPSAPSKVVPTRNTDTSVVVSWEASHDAKELVGYYIEASIVGSNVWEPCNNKPVNVTRFICHGLMTGEKYVFRVRAVNPAGLSQFSPESEPVEVKAAIGGGIPHGVLPETGPGGNQGQLTAHRPHWTGAHDTVQILADTKSKAQADPELPVRGPGAAAAAVVASSGPSDCNNKGSERGCANPIAANEPPSEPPPGLLCEALTDIAAHLGTPCAEGPAEKTARNPPGVKQACELSVDASANREPAGPDARAENEASPAPPFGISVLECVRDSMVLTWKQPTFIGGADISGYFVDYREVVDGVAGEWHEANIRAVSERAYRVTDLKENKKYQFQVRAANIAGVGIPSLPSETFLCEEWTIAVPGPPHDLQLREVRADSMVLLWRPPVYQGRNPVNGFYVDMKEAEGPEEAWRGLNTKASQNTFFKVKNLKEEGTYVFRVRAQNQAGVGKTSDISEPVQAVTRPGTKEIAVDVDDDGIISLNFECADMTPDSKFVWSKNYEDMDDSPRLTVESKGNKSKLTFESPGEEDIGIYSCLVTHTDGASSSYTISPEELKRLLEISRDHKFPTIPLKSDLAVEMLEKGRVRFWLQAEQISGNAKVDYVFNDNVVTQGEKYKMSFDKNTGVVEMIMESLMPEDEGTFTFQMQDGKATNQSSLVLIGDVFKDLQKESEFQRKEWFRKQGPHFIEYLGYEVTPECCVVLKCKVGNIKKETSAVWYKDGREIKADQNLAFTEGVLKLEIAQISKKDAGVYETVLKDDRGKDASKLNLTDQCFKNLMNEVFNYIANSSTPLKITSTDQGIRLYTFVSYYNDLLPVTWHYKDSAVAFSERLKSGVVGDQLWLQISEPTEKDMGKYAIEFNINEGGGGLRRTVELSGQAYEDALAEFRRLKAAAIAEKYRARVAGGLPDVVTIQEGKALNLTCNISGDPLPQVTWLKNDRELTSDGHCVLRLESGKFASFTITAVSTADTGKYSILVKNKHGTESAEFTLEVIEGTPDLGVTSYWTDAEGNVVFGSNTPEDKMKTAVTGMRKESVAAADKMDDLKENPRENKRVTAENDVGDQIDRTDSAEVQNKA; this is encoded by the exons ATGTTCGGCGTGGAGGAACATGTTCTGATAAAGCTCTCGAACGCTAACCCAGCAGGGGAAACAAATCGGCAGGCACCGCCAAGCATGTCCGGCTCGGTACCGTTCTACCGCAAGTACCGCCGCGGCTACGACCGGGGATACCGGTACCAGTCGGGCGGCAGGTACGCTGCGAGCGCCAGCGGCGGCAGCGGTGGCACCAGAACCAGGGG GCTTGATTGGTCCTCACAATCTGGATTGGACCCGCTGACGAAGGGAACTAAGCCCTCCTACTTAGCTGTGGACCGTGAGAACCAAATCATCGGCTACGTGGTGCCCATCTTCAGGACCAG CCAAGAGTTTGCGGCGGGATATTCGGACAAGACAAAACTGCGGGACACTGCCGCCTATATGGAGAGCCGCGATGTGTTCACCAGCGGTCTGGAGATGGAACGGTCGGAGCAGATCTCCAGGAAGGAGGCCATGCGTGAAACGGCCCAGCGTATCTCGTTTAATAAAACG GTCCACGAACACGAGGAGCACTTCAAGCGCATGAACGAAGACAGCCTGATGCACGGCCCGGAGTTCATCATCAAGCCTCGCTCGCACACCGTGTGGGAGAAGCAGTGCGTGAGGCTCCACTGCACCATCAGCGGCTGGCCAGACCCCCGAGTCGTTTG GTACAAAAATAACGTGGCCATCGACCCCCTTGCCAATACCGGCAAGTACAAAATCGAAAGCAAATACAGCGTGCACTCACTGGAGATCAACAG GTGCGATTTTGAGGACACGGCCCAGTATCGCGTCTCGGCCATGAATGTCAAGGGGGAGGCGTCGGCCTTCGCCTCGGTCGTCGTAAAAA GGTTTAAAGGGGAAGTGGACGAGTTCCTGCCCGCACCGAGAC TGGGACCCGTGTCCGAGTATGGCATCACCTTCCAGACCCACATGGTCGACAAGTTCGGCGTGTCCTTCGGCAGGGAGGGTGAGACGATGAGCTTGGGGTGCACGGTCATCATCCACCCGGCTCTGGACCGCTACCAACCTGAAGTGCAGTGGTACAGAGACG GCGTTCTGCTGTCACCGTCCAAGTGGAACCACATGCACTGGAGCGGTGACCGGGCCACACTAACCCTCACACACCTCAACAAAGAAGACGAAGGGCTCTACACACTCCGCGTCTCCACCAAGTCTGGATCCAAAACCTACTCTGCCTACGTTTTTGTGAGAG ATGCTGACGCCGAGGTGGAAGGAGCGCCAGGGGCCCCCCTGGATGTGTGCTGCCTTGATGCCAACAAGGACTACATCATAGTCTCCTGGAAGCAGCCGGCAGTCGACGGTGGCGACTCAATCCTGGGTTACTTTGTAGACAG GTGTGAGGTTGGGACAAGCCACTGGATCCAGTGCAACGACACCCCTGTCAAGTTTGCCCGATTCCCGGTCACCGGATTGGTCGAAGGCCGTTCCTATATTTTCCGTGTGCGCGCCGTCAACAAGAGTGGCATGAGCCGTCCTTCCCGGGTGTCCGAGCCCGTGGCCGCCATGGACCCGGCTGACCGCGCCCGCATGAGAG GTACCTCTGCTCCTTGGACTGGCCAGATCATCGTCACAGAGGAGGAACCTGCAG AGGGTATTGTTCCTGGCAGACCTCGTGAACTGCAGGTGACAGAAGCAACCAAGAACTACTTGGTGCTCAGCTGGAAGCCCCCTGGCGAGAAAGGCCTGGAAGGTGTCATGTACTATGTGGAGAAG TGTGTCTCAGGCACAGACAGCTGGCAAAGGGTGAACACCGAGATTCCGGTCAAGTCGCCTCGTTTCGCACTGTTTGACCTGGCCGAGGGAAACTCCTACAGCTTCCGCGTCCGTTGCTGCAACGCCGCCGGGGTCGGCGAACCATCCGACCCCACTGAAGCCACCACGGTCGGCGACAAGCTCG ACACTCCATCTGCTCCGAGCAAAGTGGTCCCAACGAGGAACACGGACACGTCGGTGGTGGTTTCCTGGGAAGCGTCCCATGATGCCAAAGAGTTGGTGGGCTACTACATCGAGGCCAGCATCGTGGGCAGCAATGTCTGGGAGCCGTGCAACAACAAACCCGTCAACGTGACCAG GTTTATCTGTCACGGTCTGATGACCGGAGAGAAGTATGTGTTCAGGGTGAGGGCCGTGAACCCCGCAGGACTCAGTCAGTTCTCTCCGGAATCAGAGCCTGTGGAGGTGAAGGCTGCGATCG GGGGCGGCATCCCTCATGGTGTGTTGCCGGAGACGGGGCCGGGGGGTAACCAGGGTCAACTAACCGCGCACAGGCCACACTGGACGGGCGCGCATGACACTGTCCAGATCCTGGCTGACACAAAAAGCAAAGCTCAGGCCGACCCCGAGCTCCCCGTGAGGGGGcccggggcggcggcggcggcggtggtggcTAGCTCCGGCCCCTCGGACTGTAACAACAAAGGGTCAGAGAGGGGCTGCGCGAACCCGATTGCGGCGAACGAGCCGCCCTCAGAGCCTCCGCCAGGCTTACTTTGTGAAGCACTTACTGACATAGCAGCACACTTAGGCACGCCTTGCGCCGAGGggccagctgaaaagacagCCCGTAACCCCCCAGGGGTCAAGCAGGCATGCGAGTTGTCAGTAGATGCTTCTGCTAACCGGGAGCCGGCGGGGCCGGACGCACGGGCTGAAAATGAAG CGTCGCCTGCGCCGCCATTCGGCATCAGCGTGCTGGAGTGCGTACGTGACTCCATGGTGCTGACGTGGAAGCAGCCCACCTTCATCGGAGGCGCCGATATCAGCGGGTACTTCGTGGACTACCGCGAGGTCGTCGATGGCGTGGCGGGAGAGTGGCACGAGGCCAATATCAGAGCGGTCAGCGAGCGCGCCTACAGG GTGACCGACCTGAAGGAGAACAAGAAGTACCAGTTCCAGGTTCGGGCGGCAAACATTGCGGGCGTCGGCATCCCGTCCCTTCCGAGTGAAACGTTCCTGTGCGAAGAGTGGACCATCGCGGTTCCAG GACCTCCTCACGATCTGCAGCTGCGAGAGGTCCGAGCCGACTCCATGGTGTTGCTTTGGAGACCTCCAGTGTACCAAGGGCGGAATCCCGTCAACGGCTTCTACGTAGATATGAAGGAGGCCGAAGGCCCAGAGGAAGCTTGGAGAGGACTCAACACCAAGGCCTCGCAGAACACCTTCTTCAAG GTGAAGAACCTGAAGGAGGAAGGGACGTACGTATTCCGCGTGCGAGCTCAGAACCAAGCCGGCGTGGGGAAGACCTCGGACATCTCCGAGCCTGTCCAAGCCGTGACCAGGCCGG GCACCAAGGAGATCGCGGTGGACGTGGACGATGACGGCATCATCTCTCTCAACTTCGAATGCGCCGACATGACCCCTGACTCCAAATTCGTGTGGTCCAAGAACTACGAGGACATGGACGACTCGCCGCGCCTGACCGTGGAAAGCAAAGGGAACAA ATCCAAACTCACGTTCGAGTCCCCCGGAGAGGAAGACATCGGTATTTATTCATGCCTGGTCACCCACACCGATGGCGCTTCATCCAGCTACACCATCTCACCCGAAG AGTTGAAGAGACTGCTGGAGATCAGCCGTGATCACAAGTTCCCCA CTATCCCGCTCAAGTCCGATTTGGCCGTGGAGATGCTGGAGAAGGGCAGAGTTCGCTTCTGGCTGCAGGCCGAGCAGATTTCGGGGAACGCCAAAGTGGACTACGTGTTCAACGACAACGTGGTGACTCAAGGCGAG AAATACAAGATGAGCTTTGACAAGAACACGGGCGTGGTCGAGATGATCATGGAGTCTCTGATGCCGGAGGATGAAGGCACCTTCACCTTCCAGATGCAGGACGGAAAAGCCACCAACCAGTCCAGTTTGGTACTCATAGGAGACG TGTTCAAGGATCTGCAGAAGGAATCGGAGTTCCAGAGGAAAGAATGGTTCCGAAAACAAG GTCCTCACTTTATTGAGTATTTAGGCTATGAGGTCACTccagaatgttgtgtggtgctGAAGTGTAAG GTGGGGAACATCAAGAAAGAGACGTCGGCGGTCTGGTACAAGGACGGGCGGGAGATCAAGGCGGACCAGAATCTGGCCTTCACCGAGGGCGTCCTCAAACTGGAAATTGCGCAG ATTTCCAAGAAGGACGCCGGCGTGTACGAAACGGTCTTGAAGGACGACCGGGGAAAAGACGCGTCCAAGTTAAATCTGACGGACcaat GTTTCAAGAACCTGATGAACGAAGTCTTCAACTACATCG CTAACTCGTCCACGCCGCTGAAGATCACGAGCACGGACCAGGGAATTCGCCTCTACACCTTCGTCAGCTACTACAACGACCTGCTGCCCGTCACGTGGCATTACAA AGACTCGGCCGTCGCCTTCTCGGAGCGACTGAAGAGCGGCGTGGTGGGCGATCAGCTGTGGCTGCAGATCAGCGAGCCCACCGAGAAGGACATGGGCAAGTACGCCATCGAGTTCAACATCAACGAGGGCGGGGGCGGCCTGAGGAGGACCGTGGAGCTGTCGGGTCAAG CCTATGAGGACGCGTTGGCGGAATTCAGGAGACTCAA AGCGGCCGCCATTGCAGAAAAAT ATCGCGCCCGAGTGGCAGGAGGCCTCCCCGACGTGGTCACTATCCAGGAGGGCAAG GCGCTCAACCTCACCTGCAACATCTCGGGCGATCCGCTGCCCCAGGTGACGTGGCTGAAGAACGACCGGGAGCTGACGTCCGACGGGCACTGCGTCCTCCGCCTGGAGTCGGGCAAGTTCGCCAGCTTCACCATCACGGCGGTGAGCACGGCCGACACGGGCAAGTACAGCATCCTGGTGAAGAACAAGCACGGCACGGAGAGCGCGGAATTCACC TTGGAAGTGATCGAGGGAACGCCCGACCTGGGCGTGACTTCGTACTGGACTGACGCCGAGGGTAATGTGGTTTTTGGTTCCAACACCCCGGAGGACAAGATGAAAACGGCCGTCACCGGGATGAGAAaag AATCCGTGGCGGCAGCGGACAAGATGGATGACCTGAAGGAGAATCCGCGAGAAAACAAACGAGTCACTGCTGAAAACGACGTTGGTGACCAAATAGATCGAACGGATTCAGCTGAAGTACAAAACAAAGCTTAA
- the myom1b gene encoding myomesin-1 isoform X1, which translates to MFGVEEHVLIKLSNANPAGETNRQAPPSMSGSVPFYRKYRRGYDRGYRYQSGGRYAASASGGSGGTRTRGLDWSSQSGLDPLTKGTKPSYLAVDRENQIIGYVVPIFRTSQEFAAGYSDKTKLRDTAAYMESRDVFTSGLEMERSEQISRKEAMRETAQRISFNKTVHEHEEHFKRMNEDSLMHGPEFIIKPRSHTVWEKQCVRLHCTISGWPDPRVVWYKNNVAIDPLANTGKYKIESKYSVHSLEINRCDFEDTAQYRVSAMNVKGEASAFASVVVKRFKGEVDEFLPAPRLGPVSEYGITFQTHMVDKFGVSFGREGETMSLGCTVIIHPALDRYQPEVQWYRDGVLLSPSKWNHMHWSGDRATLTLTHLNKEDEGLYTLRVSTKSGSKTYSAYVFVRDADAEVEGAPGAPLDVCCLDANKDYIIVSWKQPAVDGGDSILGYFVDRCEVGTSHWIQCNDTPVKFARFPVTGLVEGRSYIFRVRAVNKSGMSRPSRVSEPVAAMDPADRARMRGTSAPWTGQIIVTEEEPAEGIVPGRPRELQVTEATKNYLVLSWKPPGEKGLEGVMYYVEKCVSGTDSWQRVNTEIPVKSPRFALFDLAEGNSYSFRVRCCNAAGVGEPSDPTEATTVGDKLDTPSAPSKVVPTRNTDTSVVVSWEASHDAKELVGYYIEASIVGSNVWEPCNNKPVNVTRFICHGLMTGEKYVFRVRAVNPAGLSQFSPESEPVEVKAAIGGGIPHGVLPETGPGGNQGQLTAHRPHWTGAHDTVQILADTKSKAQADPELPVRGPGAAAAAVVASSGPSDCNNKGSERGCANPIAANEPPSEPPPGLLCEALTDIAAHLGTPCAEGPAEKTARNPPGVKQACELSVDASANREPAGPDARAENEASPAPPFGISVLECVRDSMVLTWKQPTFIGGADISGYFVDYREVVDGVAGEWHEANIRAVSERAYRVTDLKENKKYQFQVRAANIAGVGIPSLPSETFLCEEWTIAVPGPPHDLQLREVRADSMVLLWRPPVYQGRNPVNGFYVDMKEAEGPEEAWRGLNTKASQNTFFKVKNLKEEGTYVFRVRAQNQAGVGKTSDISEPVQAVTRPGTKEIAVDVDDDGIISLNFECADMTPDSKFVWSKNYEDMDDSPRLTVESKGNKSKLTFESPGEEDIGIYSCLVTHTDGASSSYTISPEELKRLLEISRDHKFPTIPLKSDLAVEMLEKGRVRFWLQAEQISGNAKVDYVFNDNVVTQGEKYKMSFDKNTGVVEMIMESLMPEDEGTFTFQMQDGKATNQSSLVLIGDVFKDLQKESEFQRKEWFRKQGPHFIEYLGYEVTPECCVVLKCKVGNIKKETSAVWYKDGREIKADQNLAFTEGVLKLEIAQPDPPAGSADDHPVRTLKISKKDAGVYETVLKDDRGKDASKLNLTDQCFKNLMNEVFNYIANSSTPLKITSTDQGIRLYTFVSYYNDLLPVTWHYKDSAVAFSERLKSGVVGDQLWLQISEPTEKDMGKYAIEFNINEGGGGLRRTVELSGQAYEDALAEFRRLKAAAIAEKYRARVAGGLPDVVTIQEGKALNLTCNISGDPLPQVTWLKNDRELTSDGHCVLRLESGKFASFTITAVSTADTGKYSILVKNKHGTESAEFTLEVIEGTPDLGVTSYWTDAEGNVVFGSNTPEDKMKTAVTGMRKESVAAADKMDDLKENPRENKRVTAENDVGDQIDRTDSAEVQNKA; encoded by the exons ATGTTCGGCGTGGAGGAACATGTTCTGATAAAGCTCTCGAACGCTAACCCAGCAGGGGAAACAAATCGGCAGGCACCGCCAAGCATGTCCGGCTCGGTACCGTTCTACCGCAAGTACCGCCGCGGCTACGACCGGGGATACCGGTACCAGTCGGGCGGCAGGTACGCTGCGAGCGCCAGCGGCGGCAGCGGTGGCACCAGAACCAGGGG GCTTGATTGGTCCTCACAATCTGGATTGGACCCGCTGACGAAGGGAACTAAGCCCTCCTACTTAGCTGTGGACCGTGAGAACCAAATCATCGGCTACGTGGTGCCCATCTTCAGGACCAG CCAAGAGTTTGCGGCGGGATATTCGGACAAGACAAAACTGCGGGACACTGCCGCCTATATGGAGAGCCGCGATGTGTTCACCAGCGGTCTGGAGATGGAACGGTCGGAGCAGATCTCCAGGAAGGAGGCCATGCGTGAAACGGCCCAGCGTATCTCGTTTAATAAAACG GTCCACGAACACGAGGAGCACTTCAAGCGCATGAACGAAGACAGCCTGATGCACGGCCCGGAGTTCATCATCAAGCCTCGCTCGCACACCGTGTGGGAGAAGCAGTGCGTGAGGCTCCACTGCACCATCAGCGGCTGGCCAGACCCCCGAGTCGTTTG GTACAAAAATAACGTGGCCATCGACCCCCTTGCCAATACCGGCAAGTACAAAATCGAAAGCAAATACAGCGTGCACTCACTGGAGATCAACAG GTGCGATTTTGAGGACACGGCCCAGTATCGCGTCTCGGCCATGAATGTCAAGGGGGAGGCGTCGGCCTTCGCCTCGGTCGTCGTAAAAA GGTTTAAAGGGGAAGTGGACGAGTTCCTGCCCGCACCGAGAC TGGGACCCGTGTCCGAGTATGGCATCACCTTCCAGACCCACATGGTCGACAAGTTCGGCGTGTCCTTCGGCAGGGAGGGTGAGACGATGAGCTTGGGGTGCACGGTCATCATCCACCCGGCTCTGGACCGCTACCAACCTGAAGTGCAGTGGTACAGAGACG GCGTTCTGCTGTCACCGTCCAAGTGGAACCACATGCACTGGAGCGGTGACCGGGCCACACTAACCCTCACACACCTCAACAAAGAAGACGAAGGGCTCTACACACTCCGCGTCTCCACCAAGTCTGGATCCAAAACCTACTCTGCCTACGTTTTTGTGAGAG ATGCTGACGCCGAGGTGGAAGGAGCGCCAGGGGCCCCCCTGGATGTGTGCTGCCTTGATGCCAACAAGGACTACATCATAGTCTCCTGGAAGCAGCCGGCAGTCGACGGTGGCGACTCAATCCTGGGTTACTTTGTAGACAG GTGTGAGGTTGGGACAAGCCACTGGATCCAGTGCAACGACACCCCTGTCAAGTTTGCCCGATTCCCGGTCACCGGATTGGTCGAAGGCCGTTCCTATATTTTCCGTGTGCGCGCCGTCAACAAGAGTGGCATGAGCCGTCCTTCCCGGGTGTCCGAGCCCGTGGCCGCCATGGACCCGGCTGACCGCGCCCGCATGAGAG GTACCTCTGCTCCTTGGACTGGCCAGATCATCGTCACAGAGGAGGAACCTGCAG AGGGTATTGTTCCTGGCAGACCTCGTGAACTGCAGGTGACAGAAGCAACCAAGAACTACTTGGTGCTCAGCTGGAAGCCCCCTGGCGAGAAAGGCCTGGAAGGTGTCATGTACTATGTGGAGAAG TGTGTCTCAGGCACAGACAGCTGGCAAAGGGTGAACACCGAGATTCCGGTCAAGTCGCCTCGTTTCGCACTGTTTGACCTGGCCGAGGGAAACTCCTACAGCTTCCGCGTCCGTTGCTGCAACGCCGCCGGGGTCGGCGAACCATCCGACCCCACTGAAGCCACCACGGTCGGCGACAAGCTCG ACACTCCATCTGCTCCGAGCAAAGTGGTCCCAACGAGGAACACGGACACGTCGGTGGTGGTTTCCTGGGAAGCGTCCCATGATGCCAAAGAGTTGGTGGGCTACTACATCGAGGCCAGCATCGTGGGCAGCAATGTCTGGGAGCCGTGCAACAACAAACCCGTCAACGTGACCAG GTTTATCTGTCACGGTCTGATGACCGGAGAGAAGTATGTGTTCAGGGTGAGGGCCGTGAACCCCGCAGGACTCAGTCAGTTCTCTCCGGAATCAGAGCCTGTGGAGGTGAAGGCTGCGATCG GGGGCGGCATCCCTCATGGTGTGTTGCCGGAGACGGGGCCGGGGGGTAACCAGGGTCAACTAACCGCGCACAGGCCACACTGGACGGGCGCGCATGACACTGTCCAGATCCTGGCTGACACAAAAAGCAAAGCTCAGGCCGACCCCGAGCTCCCCGTGAGGGGGcccggggcggcggcggcggcggtggtggcTAGCTCCGGCCCCTCGGACTGTAACAACAAAGGGTCAGAGAGGGGCTGCGCGAACCCGATTGCGGCGAACGAGCCGCCCTCAGAGCCTCCGCCAGGCTTACTTTGTGAAGCACTTACTGACATAGCAGCACACTTAGGCACGCCTTGCGCCGAGGggccagctgaaaagacagCCCGTAACCCCCCAGGGGTCAAGCAGGCATGCGAGTTGTCAGTAGATGCTTCTGCTAACCGGGAGCCGGCGGGGCCGGACGCACGGGCTGAAAATGAAG CGTCGCCTGCGCCGCCATTCGGCATCAGCGTGCTGGAGTGCGTACGTGACTCCATGGTGCTGACGTGGAAGCAGCCCACCTTCATCGGAGGCGCCGATATCAGCGGGTACTTCGTGGACTACCGCGAGGTCGTCGATGGCGTGGCGGGAGAGTGGCACGAGGCCAATATCAGAGCGGTCAGCGAGCGCGCCTACAGG GTGACCGACCTGAAGGAGAACAAGAAGTACCAGTTCCAGGTTCGGGCGGCAAACATTGCGGGCGTCGGCATCCCGTCCCTTCCGAGTGAAACGTTCCTGTGCGAAGAGTGGACCATCGCGGTTCCAG GACCTCCTCACGATCTGCAGCTGCGAGAGGTCCGAGCCGACTCCATGGTGTTGCTTTGGAGACCTCCAGTGTACCAAGGGCGGAATCCCGTCAACGGCTTCTACGTAGATATGAAGGAGGCCGAAGGCCCAGAGGAAGCTTGGAGAGGACTCAACACCAAGGCCTCGCAGAACACCTTCTTCAAG GTGAAGAACCTGAAGGAGGAAGGGACGTACGTATTCCGCGTGCGAGCTCAGAACCAAGCCGGCGTGGGGAAGACCTCGGACATCTCCGAGCCTGTCCAAGCCGTGACCAGGCCGG GCACCAAGGAGATCGCGGTGGACGTGGACGATGACGGCATCATCTCTCTCAACTTCGAATGCGCCGACATGACCCCTGACTCCAAATTCGTGTGGTCCAAGAACTACGAGGACATGGACGACTCGCCGCGCCTGACCGTGGAAAGCAAAGGGAACAA ATCCAAACTCACGTTCGAGTCCCCCGGAGAGGAAGACATCGGTATTTATTCATGCCTGGTCACCCACACCGATGGCGCTTCATCCAGCTACACCATCTCACCCGAAG AGTTGAAGAGACTGCTGGAGATCAGCCGTGATCACAAGTTCCCCA CTATCCCGCTCAAGTCCGATTTGGCCGTGGAGATGCTGGAGAAGGGCAGAGTTCGCTTCTGGCTGCAGGCCGAGCAGATTTCGGGGAACGCCAAAGTGGACTACGTGTTCAACGACAACGTGGTGACTCAAGGCGAG AAATACAAGATGAGCTTTGACAAGAACACGGGCGTGGTCGAGATGATCATGGAGTCTCTGATGCCGGAGGATGAAGGCACCTTCACCTTCCAGATGCAGGACGGAAAAGCCACCAACCAGTCCAGTTTGGTACTCATAGGAGACG TGTTCAAGGATCTGCAGAAGGAATCGGAGTTCCAGAGGAAAGAATGGTTCCGAAAACAAG GTCCTCACTTTATTGAGTATTTAGGCTATGAGGTCACTccagaatgttgtgtggtgctGAAGTGTAAG GTGGGGAACATCAAGAAAGAGACGTCGGCGGTCTGGTACAAGGACGGGCGGGAGATCAAGGCGGACCAGAATCTGGCCTTCACCGAGGGCGTCCTCAAACTGGAAATTGCGCAG CCCGACCCCCCCGCCGGCTCTGCGGACGACCACCCCGTGAGGACGCTTAAA ATTTCCAAGAAGGACGCCGGCGTGTACGAAACGGTCTTGAAGGACGACCGGGGAAAAGACGCGTCCAAGTTAAATCTGACGGACcaat GTTTCAAGAACCTGATGAACGAAGTCTTCAACTACATCG CTAACTCGTCCACGCCGCTGAAGATCACGAGCACGGACCAGGGAATTCGCCTCTACACCTTCGTCAGCTACTACAACGACCTGCTGCCCGTCACGTGGCATTACAA AGACTCGGCCGTCGCCTTCTCGGAGCGACTGAAGAGCGGCGTGGTGGGCGATCAGCTGTGGCTGCAGATCAGCGAGCCCACCGAGAAGGACATGGGCAAGTACGCCATCGAGTTCAACATCAACGAGGGCGGGGGCGGCCTGAGGAGGACCGTGGAGCTGTCGGGTCAAG CCTATGAGGACGCGTTGGCGGAATTCAGGAGACTCAA AGCGGCCGCCATTGCAGAAAAAT ATCGCGCCCGAGTGGCAGGAGGCCTCCCCGACGTGGTCACTATCCAGGAGGGCAAG GCGCTCAACCTCACCTGCAACATCTCGGGCGATCCGCTGCCCCAGGTGACGTGGCTGAAGAACGACCGGGAGCTGACGTCCGACGGGCACTGCGTCCTCCGCCTGGAGTCGGGCAAGTTCGCCAGCTTCACCATCACGGCGGTGAGCACGGCCGACACGGGCAAGTACAGCATCCTGGTGAAGAACAAGCACGGCACGGAGAGCGCGGAATTCACC TTGGAAGTGATCGAGGGAACGCCCGACCTGGGCGTGACTTCGTACTGGACTGACGCCGAGGGTAATGTGGTTTTTGGTTCCAACACCCCGGAGGACAAGATGAAAACGGCCGTCACCGGGATGAGAAaag AATCCGTGGCGGCAGCGGACAAGATGGATGACCTGAAGGAGAATCCGCGAGAAAACAAACGAGTCACTGCTGAAAACGACGTTGGTGACCAAATAGATCGAACGGATTCAGCTGAAGTACAAAACAAAGCTTAA